The sequence below is a genomic window from bacterium.
GGCTGCGGTGGAAGCGACGTTTCAGGTCAACGGGATCGAGGTCCAAGACGGCCGTCTGGTGTTCGATATCCTGCCGGGGGAGGACGGCAAGGAGCGATTCCTCCGCCTCCGCGAGCATCTCGATCCCATCGGCGTCCTCCCGATGCTCCGGCGGCGCCAGGGGCGAACCGTGATCCTGCTGGCGCCGAAGCCGCCCCAGACCCGTCTCCAGTGGGCTTTGCCCGTGGCGTTGTTCGTGGCGACGCTCGCGTCCACGTTCTTCGCCGGGTATCTCAACGGCACGGGGGACGGCGGGCCCGGGCGGCTCACCCCGTGGGCGAGCGGCGTCGCGTTTTCCCTCCCGCTGATGGCGATCCTCTTCTGCCACGAGATGGGCCACAAACTCGTCTCGATCTGGCGCGGGATCGACGCAGGGTTGCCCCTATTCATCCCCATGGCGCCCCCGTTCGGGACGATGGGGGCGGTGATCCTGATGCGCACGCCCGCCCCGAATCGTGACGCGCTCGTGGACCTGGGGGCCAGCGGTCCCATCGCGGGGTTTCTCGTCGCCATTCCCGTGCTCATTTACGGGATCGCGCACTCCACGGTGATCGCGAATCCTGCCGCCATCCACGGGTGCCAGTTTCCCTCCCCGAAGCTCGTGGATTTTCTGATCGCCCGGCTGCTTCATCCCGATCCGTCCGCCGACGTCCTGTTTCATCCCGCGGCGTTCGCCGGATGGTTCGGGCTGCTCGTGACCGCGATCAACCTGCTTCCAGGCAGCATGCTGGACGGCGGCCACGTCACCCGCGCGGTGTTTGGCGCCCGCGCGCACCTGGTGCTGTCCATCGCGGCGGCCGTGGTGGCGTTCGTCTTCAAGTACTGGTTGATGGGCGTGCTCATCCTCCTGCTGCTGCGCCGCGGGCACCCGGGGCCCCTCGACGACGTGTCGCCGGTGACCCTCAGCCGGAAGATCATCGCGGCGGCGCTCGTAGTGATCTTCGCGCTCAGCGTCGTGCCGCTCGGGTTCTCGTGTCAGTGACGGGACCCGGGACTTCGCGCGATTCGTCCGTCCTCGTCGAAGCGCAGGACCTCCAGAAGCGATTCCGCAACTTCCATGCCGTCAAGGGCGTCTCGTTCCAGTGCTACGCCGGCGAGGTATTTGGCTTGTTGGGACCCAACGGCGCGGGTAAGACCACGACGATCCGGATGCTCACGACGATTCTCCGGCCGACCTCCGGCACGGCGCGCATCGCCGGGCACGACGTCACGAGGGAGCCCGCGGCGGTGCGAAGCGTGATCGGCGTCCTGCCGGAGAACGCGGGGATCTACGGCCGCCTCACGGCGCGTGAGGCCGTCCGCTACGCGGGCCGCCTGTACGGCGTGCAGCCCGAGGTGCTGGAGGGACGGGTCGAGGCGATTCTCGAGGCGCTGGAGTTGACCCCCGACATGGACCGGGTCACGGACACCTTCAGCAAGGGGATGAAGCAAAAGGTGAACATCGCGCGCGCCCTCGTCCACGATCCTCCGGTCGTCTTCCTCGACGAGCCCACGTCGGGATTGGACGTCATCTCGGCGCGCTCCGTGCGAGACTTCGTCTCCCGGTTCAAGCAGGACGGGCGCTGCGTCATCATGTCCACGCATGTGATGGAGGAGGCAGAGCGGCTGTGCGATCGGGTCGCCATCATCGCCGCGGGCCAAGTGCAGGCGGAGGGGCGGCTCGACGACCTCAAGGCACGCACGGGAATGGGGTTGGAGGAGATCTTTGTCCAGCTCGTGGAGGATACCGTTCGATGATCGTTCGGGCGAGTGGATGGCTGCGGCAGCGCCTCGCGCCGGGGAGCATCCCCCCGAGCGCGGCGCAGCCGTTGGGACCGGACGTGCGGACGGTGTTCGCGAAGGAGCTCTTGGAGGCCTCGCGAGACCGGCGCACGCTGCTGGTCATGATCCTGCTGCCCGCGATCATCATGCCGCTGGCGACGCTCGGGATCCCGTATCTCGAACAGCGCCAGCAGCGCGCGATCGCGACCTCGACGCCGTCCGTCGCCATCGTGGGGCAGGCCTCCGGGCTGGTGCACCTCGCGTACACGACCAAGCTGATTCGCCCCGTCAAGACGAACGATCCGGTCAAGGCGCTGCGCGAGCGGCGGGTGCTCGCGGTGCTGAAGATCCCTCAGGGGATGGAAGCCACCATCGCGCGCGACGGCCAGGTGCACGTGGTGATCCAGTACGACGCCAGCGACTCCGAGAGCGTCGCAGCCCGGAACAAGGTCGTCGACCTGATCTCCCGCTACAGCCAGCAGGTGGTCGCGCGCAGGCTCCTGGCCCGCCATCTGAATCCGACCGACCTGCTCCCGGTGGTGCTGGACGAGCGCAACGTCGCCACCCAGCGGCAGCTCTCGGGGCTCCTGCTCGCGAGCCTCCTGCCGTTCTTCATCGCGATGTGGGCGGTCGTCGGCGGGATGTCGGTGGCAGTCGATCTGGCCGCCGGGGAGAAGGAGCGGGGCACGCTCGAGTCGCTGCTCGTGACGCCGCCGACCCGGGAGGCCATCGTCGTGGGGAAGTTCCTGGCCGTGCTCGCGGCGTCATTGGGCTCGGTGATCATCGTGATCACGACGATGATGCTGAGCCTGCGCTGGGGCTATCCGTATCTGGTCCACACGTCCACGAAGCTCGACGTCAGCCTGCCGCTCGGCACCGCCGTGGTGCTGCTCGGCATCGCGCTCTTGTTCTCCGGCCTGGTGAGCGCGATCCAGCTCGCGGTCAGCGTCTACGCCCGGTCCCCGCGAGAGGCGCAGCAGTACGTGACGCCGCTGTACTTCGCCATCGTCCTCCCCGGCCTGGCCGTGCAATACATCAGCGAGTGGCAGGCCACGTCGTGGGTGTACCTCATGCCGGTGCTGAATACGTTCTTCTCGTTCCGCGAGTTGCTGTTGGGCACGATCAACTGGTGGCACCTCGCGCTGACCGCGGTTTCGTGCATCTTCTACGCGACCCTTATTCTCGAGGTGGCGATTTGGTTGTTCGGGCGAGAGTCGGTGATTTTCCGCACCTGACCGTGCCGAGGGATTGAGTTGATAGAGCCTTGACGGTATTCTTGACTTAGCTACTCTAGAATCCGAGGGCGGTCGGGCGGCGGTCCAGGACCTGGGGGTGCCGCCTCCGTCGTGCTGGAGGGTCGAGACGGGTACATGACACAGTGGCAGACGGTCGCGCTCGGCGGCGTGGCGGGCCTGACGATCTATCTTGGGCTTCCCGTGGCGCGGCTTCGGCAGAGGAACCCCGGGCCCCAGAGCCTGCTCAACGCGCTCGCGCTCGGGGTGCTCCTGTTTCTGATCTGGGATATCCTGTCGAAGGCGTTGGAGCCGATCGAGGCGGCGATGAAGGACGGGATGAAAGCCGGACACTGGGGCCCATTTGGACTGCTTGCGGCGATGCTTGTCATCGGGCTCGTCGTGGGTCTGGTCGGTCTGGTCATGTTCGATGCCGGCGCCGTGCGCCGTTCTCAAGCAGCGCGGACCCCTGCGCAACTCGCTCTGATGATCGCCGTCGGTCTGGGGCTGCACAACTTTTCCGAGGGCCTGGCGATCGGACAGGGCGCCGCCGCCGGGGCGGTTGGCTTTGCCGTGATCCTCGTCGTCGGATTTGGCCTCCACAACATCACGGAAGGCTTTGCCGTGGCCGCCCCTCTCGCTGCGGCCGGAGAGACCCCTACGTGGGCGTTCTTGGGGATGGCCGGGCTCATCGCGGGCGGGCCGACGTTCCTCGGCACGCTCGTGGGATACCGCGTGACGGCGCTCCCGGCGTTTGTGCTCTTCCTGGCGCTGGCCGCAGGCGCCCTCTTCTACATTGTCGGTGAAATGTTCGTCGTCGGCCGCCGCTTCCGCGCACCGATCTGGGGGGCGTGGGGGATCGCGGTCGGGTTCCTCATCGCCTATGGGACGGATCTTATTCTAACCGCGGGGGGCGTCTAACGTGCCGCCAACCCGGTTCGACCGGCGGAGCCTGCTGCGGTGGGGCGGACTGGCCGCGGCCGGCGCGGTGGGGGCTGGGGTGGTCATCCGCACCGTGCGGCCGCATCGCGCTCCGCGGCCCACCGCCACGATGCCGGCGGCCCCGGCGCGACCGGCCCCCCCATCCCGGCGGTTGGTGGCTTTGATCGCCAACAGCCTCGGCAACACGCTGACCGTCGCAGACGCCCGCACGTTCGCGCCGATCGACACCATCGCAGTCGGGCAGGAGCCGCACAAGTTTCGGCTGACGCATGATGCAAAAGCCGTCTACTCGTGCAATACCAGCAGCAACGAGCTCATCGAGATCGATCTGGCCACGCTGCATCCCCGCCGGCGCATTCCGATGCTGGATCCCTACAACGTCATGTTTACCAAGGACGGCCGCCACCTCTACAAGGTCGCCTACCGGTACGACTTCGTCGAGATCCACGACGGCGAGACCTTCCGCCCGCTCAAGCGTCTCCGGACGGGCCGCCAGCCCAGCCACATGTGGTTTTCCCCCGACGGCCGGTGGTTTGTCAATTCGAATCAGTTTTCGGACAGCGTGAGCGTTATCGACACGGAGGCGCAGCGGGTTGCGCACACCCTGCGCGTCGATCCGCAGCCGGCTGGGGTTCAGATCTCGCAGGATGGGCAGTACCTCTTTGTGGCGAGCCACGTGGGGACCATCAGCGTCTTCGCCACCGACGAGTGGAAGCCCACCAAGAAAGTGCACAGCGGGAAGGGCGCCCACGAAATGGTCGCCTCGCGGGATGGCCGCACCATCTTCGTCACGAACCGGTATGAGAACACGGCCAGCGTGTTCGACGTCGCGACACAGCGGGTCGTAGAGAAGTTTCCCGTGCCCGGCGGGCCGGATATGCCGATGCTGAGTCCCGATGGATCGCGCCTGTGGATCTCCGGGCGATTTGACGACACCGCTTCTGTGGTCGACGCAAAGACGTTGGCGCTCCTGGCCACGTTCCCGACGGGCCGCTCGCCTCACGGGGTCTTCCTGGGGTTCTCGGAGGCATAAACCCGGCCGGGTTCCCCCGGCCGGTCCTTCTGCTCCGACGTCACGGTGCGCCGGTTCTTCCGGCGGCTAGAATCGGCGCCGCGCTTCCTACGAGCCCAATTACCGTGGTGCCATTTCAAGCCCTCCCCCGATTTGCGCATTTACACCGTTTGCACCACCATATCTTGTATGCTAGTATGCCTCTTGCGCCTATATATAGATAGAGGGTCGAACATCTGTGCGATGCCCTTACTGCGGCGGAGAGGATAGCAAGGTCCTTGACTCCCGAGCCAGCGACGAGGGGGAGGCGATCCGCCGCCGCCGGGAGTGTCTCAGCTGCAAGCGCCGCTTCACGACCTTTGAGCGGGCCGAGCGGATCGTCCTCCAGGTCGCGAAGCGGGACGGGCGCCGGGAACCGTTCGACCGGACGAAGGTGTTGACGGGCATGCTCCGCGCATGCGAAGAGCGGCCCGTCCCCAGGGAAGTCCTCGACCAGGCGGCGAGCGCGATCGAGCGTGAACTCGCCGAGCAGGGGACACTCGAAGTCGCGAGCCGCGAGATCGGTGACCGGGTGATCGAGCGGCTCCGGCATCTGGATGATGTGGCCTACGTTCGGTTCGCGTCCGTCTACCGCAGGGTTGGCGATGTAGACCGCTTGGTGGAAGAGATTCAACGGCTCAAGGCCCGAAAGCAACTCGAAGCCGAATTGCAGTCGCAGATCGAGCTCATCCCGCTCCTGCCCCAACGCCCGGGTCAGCGCTAATTGTCCATGCGTTCCGTTCCGCACTCCTAATTTGTTTCTGGAGGGTGCCTGATGTCGACGTCGTCTGAACCCACCGCCCGACCCCAGCAGTCTTCGGGCCCCGCGCCGCTGCCCGCGGAGACCCTCGAGTTCTTTGCCGGTGACGAGCTGCGGACACGGGTCTTCATCGATAAGTATGCGCTCCGGGATCGTGAGGGACGAATCCTCGAACAGACGCCGGTCGAGATGTGGGAGCGCATCGCGCGGGGGGTGGCGAGCGTCGAAGCCACGCCCGAGTTGCGAGAGCGCTTCGCCCGTGAGTTCTACTGGCTGATGGAGGACTTCCGGTTCATCCCCGGGGGCCGCATTATGCATGCGGTCGGCAATCCGAAGCGTGTGACGGCTCTGAACTGCTTTCCGGCGGGGACACGGGTGTTGACCCGCGAGGGATTCAAGCCGATCGAGGGGATCCTGCCGGGAGAAGAGGTCCTGACACACCGCAACCGCTTTCGTAAGGTCACACACACCATGAATAGAGAAACAGCCGAGGCATTGCGCACGGTACGGCTTTGGTATCTCGGCGACCAGCCGGTTGCGGCTACGAAAGAGCATCGGTTTCTGGCGTTTGACGGCTCCCGAGTGGACTGGGTGGAAGCCAAGAACCTGACCGCCGCCCACTACATCAAGGCCGGCCGGATCGATGAGACATTGCCGGTGCGCGAGCTCGACCTTGCCGACTATGTCAGTGCCGCAGCCATCGAAGATGAAGTGGGCAAACTGTACACCGTCACTGCCTACGTAGGCGGTCAGGGCGCACGAGGACACACAGAAAGTCGGAGGGTCGCCCGGAGGGTTCCTCTCGACGAACGGTTCGGCCTGTGGCTCGGGTTTTTCATGGCAGAAGGCGGTATGACCGACAACAGTGTGTATTTCACGTTCAGTAAGGACGAGGAGCCTTACGCGGAAGCCATTTACACCCTGTCCCAGCAATTGTTCGGGGTAGAAGCCGCCATCCAGCGACGCGACGGCCAGGAAGGTCACTGGATGCGTGTCTACGTACACAGCAAACTGATGGTCGAGTTCATGAGAAACTTCTTTGATGGAGCATTCCACGCCCATGACAAGCGCCTTCCGGCGTGGTTCCTGATGGCACCAAAGACAGTGCAGAAGGCGTTCATTGCCGGGTTGTTCTCGGGCGATGGCATGGTCCGTGATGGCTTCGCGAGGCTGTTTCTGGCGAACCCCGATCTGGTTCGGCAGGTCTTCGCTATTCTTCTCCGGCTCGGAGTGGTGGCCTCGATTCGTTGGGAAGGCATTCTCCGCTATACACGGCACCGCGGCATGTGGATCACCATTGGGACCCAACGATACGTCGAGGCCATTCAGCACTGGCTGGAGGGGAAGTGGGACTACGAGGCGACGCTCGAGGAGTCTCCCTCTAACTACTTTTACAAGGTGGTAGACGGCGATCTGTTTGTGAAGGTCAAGGAGTGTGGATGGACGCCCCAATCCGGAGGAACGGTCTACGACCTCAGCGTTGAAGATGACCACTCATTCGTGGCCGAGTTCGCCGTTTCTCACAATTGCTACGTCATTCCCATCAAGGACGACTCGATCGAAGCCATCTTCGAGTGGATGAAGGAAGCGGCGCGCACCTATTCGCTCGGCGGTGGCGTCGGCGGTGACATCAGCGTACTGCGCCCCGCGGGTGCGCCCGTAAACAACGCCGCGCGCACCAGCACCGGCTCGACTTCGTTCATGGAGCTGATGTCGCTGACCACGGGGACGATCGGGCAGAGCGGCCGCCGAGGCGCGCTCATGATCACGATCGCGGATCACCATCCCGATGTGCTCGACTTCACGAAGATCAAGCGGAACCTCAGCCGTGTCCGCTACGCGAACATCAGCGTGCGGATCACCGATTCGTTCATGCGGGCGGTCGAAGCGGATGCGATGTGGGACCTCTACTTCGAAAACGATCGCGTGAACGTCCGGCGCTCGATTCGCGCCAGGGAGATCTGGAGCGAGCTGATCCGCGGTGCACGCGACTTCGCCGAGCCCGGCGTCATCTTCTGGGACTCGATCAAACGGTGGAGCACATCTGAATACAACGGCATGCACGTCACAACGACCAATCCGTGCAGCGAGATCCCGCTTGAACCTTATGGAGCATGTTGCTTGGGCAATCTTAATCTGGCGACGTTTGTGAAGGATCCATTCGCCCCCCAGGCGCAGGTGGACTGGCCACAGTTGGACCAGGCACTCCGGCTGGCGACGCGCTTCCTCGACAACATACTCGACTACAACGCCGACAAACATCCGCTCCCCGAACAGCGTGAGGCCAGCCTCTACTCGCGGCGGATTGGGGTTGGGTTCACCGGCCTGGGGGACTTGTTGTGCAAGCTGCGCCTCAAGTACGACACGGAGGAGGCGGTCGCGTTCGTGGACCGGTTCTTCGACCGGGTCAAGAACATCGTCTACGACGAAAGCGCCTACCTCGCCCGCGAGAAGGGGGTGTTCCCGGGGTACGATCGGGACCAGCACCTCCAGGGGCGGTTCCTTCAGACGCTTGATGCGTCGGTGCTCGAGCAGATCCGCGAACATGGGCTGCGCAACGTAGCCTTGCTGACCGTGCCGCCGGTCGGGAGCGGGGCGGCGCTCGCGGGGACGACGAGCGGGATCGAGCCGATCTTCGACCTGGGGTACACGCGGCGCAGCGAGTCGCTCTCGCAAGAAACCTTCACGGTGTACCATCCGCTGGTCAGGGCGTACATGGAGCAGTTCGCGATCGCCAGCGAGGAGGCGCTTCCCGAGTACTTCGTCACCGCGCACGAGATTCAGCCGGAGATGCGGGTGCGGATGCAGGCCACGATCCAAAAGCACATCGATCACTCCATCTCCTCCACGGTGAACTGCCCGGCCGACGTGACGGAGGAAGATGTAGCCCGGATCTATTTCCACGCCTGGAAGCAGGGGTGTAAGGGCATCACCGTGTACCGCGCGGACTCGCGCGAGAACATCCTGACCGCCGGGACGCAGCGGTCCATGCAGGCGGCGGGGACGGCTGGAGGCGGCACGGCGGCGCGGCCGGCGGAGGTGGTCGCCCCCGCGGCGGCGGCCGCTTCGAGCGACCGGCATACCACGCGGGCGCGGCCTAAGGTGACGACCGGGCGCACCGAGCGGATCGAGACGCCTCGGGGCCGGATCTACGTCACGATCAACGAGGACGGCGCGGGGGTGTGCGAAGTCTTTGTCCAGTCGCTCGACGTGGAGGCCGACGCGATCGGCCGGATGGCCTCGCTGGCGCTCCGCACGGGGGCCGACCCACGCGATGTGATCGAGCAGTTGTGGCGGGTGCAGTCTCGGGAGGTCTCGATCGACCGATCTGCGGATGGGACGATTGTCCGGGTGACCACCGTGGCCCAGGGCGTAGCCCTGGCGGTGGGTCGCACCTTGTACGGTCCCGGATTTCGCCCCGATTCGTTCTTCCCGATGGCCGACCGCCTGCCCGCACCCAAGCTTACGAACGGGCACGCGTACGGCGCGGGGACGGGCGAGGTGAAGCGGGAGGCGGCCGCCGTGCTGGCGGCGGGGGCTGAGCCATCGACCATCTCGGTGGAGGATGTGCAGCAGCCGTTGTTGACCTTTGCCGGCGTCTGCCCCGACTGTGGCAGTTCGCTGATCCACGAGAACGGGTGCAGTTCGTGCCGCTCGTGCGGTTACTCGCGGTGCTGAGGAGCCCGGCGATGAAAAAGCCCATCCGCGAATCGTCCCCACCGACAACCGGTGAGCTGATCAACCGGCTCTCGCACGAGCGCCTTCTGCTGTACCGACGGGGCGCGGGCCGGCCGTTTCCCCGCGACGTCCGCGCCCGGCTGGTGGAGATCGTGCGCGAGCTGGATCGCTTGTGGGAGGTGCGGCGCCACGAACTGGCTTCGCTGCCGTTCCCGCTGCACGCGGCCCAAGCGGCCGAGGCCGCGCAGGCGACCCCGGCCGGGCCTTCTCCAAAGGCCCGACCCCGGAGCGATCGCGAGGTCGCGTAAGCGGGAGGAGAAACCTCCCGGCCGCCAGAAGTACCCGCCGGCCTCATACCCTGCTGCAAGGGAGGCATCGCGTGGCCATTCGGCGACTTGGCGCTCTGGGGCTCACCGCCGCCCTCATCGTCGCAATGCTGGCCGGTCTGCCGGTGACGCCGGCCCCCGCGGAGACGAAGCTGGTGATGGCCTTCGTCCCTTCCGGCGAAGCGCGGACCATCCTGGAATCCGGGAACAAGCTCGCCCATCTGCTCGAGGTGGCGACCGGGTACCGGTTCGAGTCGTTCGTCGCCACGAGCTACGCCGGGGTCATCGAGGCGATGGGGGCGGGACGAGCGGACATCGGCTGGCTGAACACATTCTCCTACGTCATCGCGCATCAGAAGTATGGCGCAGAGGTGCGGCTGGTCACGGTCCGGTTCGGCCTGCCCTATTACC
It includes:
- a CDS encoding site-2 protease family protein — its product is MATVAPDRFTAIQAAVEATFQVNGIEVQDGRLVFDILPGEDGKERFLRLREHLDPIGVLPMLRRRQGRTVILLAPKPPQTRLQWALPVALFVATLASTFFAGYLNGTGDGGPGRLTPWASGVAFSLPLMAILFCHEMGHKLVSIWRGIDAGLPLFIPMAPPFGTMGAVILMRTPAPNRDALVDLGASGPIAGFLVAIPVLIYGIAHSTVIANPAAIHGCQFPSPKLVDFLIARLLHPDPSADVLFHPAAFAGWFGLLVTAINLLPGSMLDGGHVTRAVFGARAHLVLSIAAAVVAFVFKYWLMGVLILLLLRRGHPGPLDDVSPVTLSRKIIAAALVVIFALSVVPLGFSCQ
- a CDS encoding ABC transporter ATP-binding protein — translated: MTGPGTSRDSSVLVEAQDLQKRFRNFHAVKGVSFQCYAGEVFGLLGPNGAGKTTTIRMLTTILRPTSGTARIAGHDVTREPAAVRSVIGVLPENAGIYGRLTAREAVRYAGRLYGVQPEVLEGRVEAILEALELTPDMDRVTDTFSKGMKQKVNIARALVHDPPVVFLDEPTSGLDVISARSVRDFVSRFKQDGRCVIMSTHVMEEAERLCDRVAIIAAGQVQAEGRLDDLKARTGMGLEEIFVQLVEDTVR
- a CDS encoding ABC transporter permease subunit is translated as MIVRASGWLRQRLAPGSIPPSAAQPLGPDVRTVFAKELLEASRDRRTLLVMILLPAIIMPLATLGIPYLEQRQQRAIATSTPSVAIVGQASGLVHLAYTTKLIRPVKTNDPVKALRERRVLAVLKIPQGMEATIARDGQVHVVIQYDASDSESVAARNKVVDLISRYSQQVVARRLLARHLNPTDLLPVVLDERNVATQRQLSGLLLASLLPFFIAMWAVVGGMSVAVDLAAGEKERGTLESLLVTPPTREAIVVGKFLAVLAASLGSVIIVITTMMLSLRWGYPYLVHTSTKLDVSLPLGTAVVLLGIALLFSGLVSAIQLAVSVYARSPREAQQYVTPLYFAIVLPGLAVQYISEWQATSWVYLMPVLNTFFSFRELLLGTINWWHLALTAVSCIFYATLILEVAIWLFGRESVIFRT
- a CDS encoding ZIP family metal transporter, which encodes MTQWQTVALGGVAGLTIYLGLPVARLRQRNPGPQSLLNALALGVLLFLIWDILSKALEPIEAAMKDGMKAGHWGPFGLLAAMLVIGLVVGLVGLVMFDAGAVRRSQAARTPAQLALMIAVGLGLHNFSEGLAIGQGAAAGAVGFAVILVVGFGLHNITEGFAVAAPLAAAGETPTWAFLGMAGLIAGGPTFLGTLVGYRVTALPAFVLFLALAAGALFYIVGEMFVVGRRFRAPIWGAWGIAVGFLIAYGTDLILTAGGV
- the nrdR gene encoding transcriptional regulator NrdR — translated: MRCPYCGGEDSKVLDSRASDEGEAIRRRRECLSCKRRFTTFERAERIVLQVAKRDGRREPFDRTKVLTGMLRACEERPVPREVLDQAASAIERELAEQGTLEVASREIGDRVIERLRHLDDVAYVRFASVYRRVGDVDRLVEEIQRLKARKQLEAELQSQIELIPLLPQRPGQR
- a CDS encoding adenosylcobalamin-dependent ribonucleoside-diphosphate reductase codes for the protein MSTSSEPTARPQQSSGPAPLPAETLEFFAGDELRTRVFIDKYALRDREGRILEQTPVEMWERIARGVASVEATPELRERFAREFYWLMEDFRFIPGGRIMHAVGNPKRVTALNCFPAGTRVLTREGFKPIEGILPGEEVLTHRNRFRKVTHTMNRETAEALRTVRLWYLGDQPVAATKEHRFLAFDGSRVDWVEAKNLTAAHYIKAGRIDETLPVRELDLADYVSAAAIEDEVGKLYTVTAYVGGQGARGHTESRRVARRVPLDERFGLWLGFFMAEGGMTDNSVYFTFSKDEEPYAEAIYTLSQQLFGVEAAIQRRDGQEGHWMRVYVHSKLMVEFMRNFFDGAFHAHDKRLPAWFLMAPKTVQKAFIAGLFSGDGMVRDGFARLFLANPDLVRQVFAILLRLGVVASIRWEGILRYTRHRGMWITIGTQRYVEAIQHWLEGKWDYEATLEESPSNYFYKVVDGDLFVKVKECGWTPQSGGTVYDLSVEDDHSFVAEFAVSHNCYVIPIKDDSIEAIFEWMKEAARTYSLGGGVGGDISVLRPAGAPVNNAARTSTGSTSFMELMSLTTGTIGQSGRRGALMITIADHHPDVLDFTKIKRNLSRVRYANISVRITDSFMRAVEADAMWDLYFENDRVNVRRSIRAREIWSELIRGARDFAEPGVIFWDSIKRWSTSEYNGMHVTTTNPCSEIPLEPYGACCLGNLNLATFVKDPFAPQAQVDWPQLDQALRLATRFLDNILDYNADKHPLPEQREASLYSRRIGVGFTGLGDLLCKLRLKYDTEEAVAFVDRFFDRVKNIVYDESAYLAREKGVFPGYDRDQHLQGRFLQTLDASVLEQIREHGLRNVALLTVPPVGSGAALAGTTSGIEPIFDLGYTRRSESLSQETFTVYHPLVRAYMEQFAIASEEALPEYFVTAHEIQPEMRVRMQATIQKHIDHSISSTVNCPADVTEEDVARIYFHAWKQGCKGITVYRADSRENILTAGTQRSMQAAGTAGGGTAARPAEVVAPAAAAASSDRHTTRARPKVTTGRTERIETPRGRIYVTINEDGAGVCEVFVQSLDVEADAIGRMASLALRTGADPRDVIEQLWRVQSREVSIDRSADGTIVRVTTVAQGVALAVGRTLYGPGFRPDSFFPMADRLPAPKLTNGHAYGAGTGEVKREAAAVLAAGAEPSTISVEDVQQPLLTFAGVCPDCGSSLIHENGCSSCRSCGYSRC